A genomic window from Algoriphagus sp. Y33 includes:
- a CDS encoding urocanate hydratase — MVFQEQIPQGIPSILPAKKERNPSLSHAPKRKDILSSEEKKLALRNALRYFPQDWHAELANEFLTELKEFGRIYMYRFMPEYEMYARPIQEYPAKCRQAAAIMLMIQNNLDPAVAQHPEELITYGGNGAVFQNWAQYLLVMKYLSEMTDEQTLHLYSGHPMGLFPSSPEAPRVVVTNGMMIPNYSKPDDWEKFNALGVTQYGQMTAGSFMYIGPQGIVHGTTITVMNAFRKKLAAGETPAGKIFLTAGLGGMSGAQPKAGNIAGCITICAEVNPAAARKRYEQGWVDELIENLDELVLRTQLAKRNREVVSLAFIGNVVDVWERFDEENIFIELGSDQTSLHNPWAGGYYPVGLSFEESNLLMSDNPEVFKEKVQETLRRHATSINKHAAKGTYFFDYGNAFLLEASRAGAEVMAENGLDFRYPSYVQDILGPMCFDFGFGPFRWVCSSGKAEDLRKSDQLAAQVLKEIMQQSPASIQQQMQDNITWIEEAEKNQLVVGSQARILYADAEGRAKIAQAFNDAIAAGEISAPIVLGRDHHDVSGTDSPFRETSNIYDGSKFTADMAIHNVIGDSFRGATWVSIHNGGGVGWGEVMNGGFGMLLDGSAEAERKLKSMLFYDVNNGIARRAWARNSGSVEVIQREMDRSQGLKVTLPNLVDEEILGSIKL, encoded by the coding sequence ATGGTTTTTCAAGAGCAAATACCCCAAGGCATACCTAGTATTCTTCCAGCAAAAAAAGAGAGAAATCCTTCCCTGAGCCACGCTCCCAAAAGAAAAGACATTCTTTCCTCAGAAGAAAAAAAACTGGCATTACGAAATGCCTTACGCTATTTCCCACAAGATTGGCATGCGGAGTTGGCTAATGAGTTTTTAACGGAACTGAAGGAATTCGGGAGAATTTATATGTATCGGTTCATGCCTGAGTATGAAATGTATGCTCGTCCTATACAAGAATATCCGGCAAAGTGTCGGCAAGCAGCGGCCATCATGCTGATGATTCAAAACAATTTGGATCCTGCTGTAGCCCAGCATCCCGAGGAACTGATTACTTACGGTGGCAATGGAGCTGTTTTCCAAAACTGGGCGCAGTACCTTTTGGTGATGAAATACCTGTCTGAAATGACAGATGAGCAGACGCTCCACCTCTATTCCGGTCATCCTATGGGACTTTTCCCTTCTTCTCCAGAAGCTCCCCGAGTGGTGGTGACCAACGGAATGATGATCCCAAATTATTCCAAACCTGATGATTGGGAGAAATTCAATGCACTTGGAGTGACACAATATGGCCAAATGACGGCAGGTTCATTTATGTACATCGGTCCGCAAGGAATCGTGCATGGGACTACGATTACGGTGATGAATGCTTTTAGAAAAAAACTGGCAGCAGGAGAAACTCCCGCAGGAAAAATATTTTTGACCGCAGGCTTGGGCGGAATGAGTGGAGCGCAGCCTAAGGCCGGAAATATCGCAGGCTGCATCACTATCTGTGCAGAAGTAAATCCTGCCGCAGCCAGAAAAAGATATGAACAGGGCTGGGTAGATGAATTGATCGAAAACCTAGATGAGCTAGTTCTACGAACCCAACTTGCCAAACGCAATAGGGAAGTGGTTTCTCTGGCCTTCATCGGCAATGTGGTCGATGTCTGGGAGAGATTCGATGAAGAAAACATATTCATCGAGCTTGGCTCTGATCAAACCTCTCTTCACAATCCTTGGGCTGGAGGATATTATCCGGTTGGACTTTCTTTCGAAGAGTCAAATCTGCTGATGTCCGACAATCCTGAAGTATTCAAAGAAAAGGTTCAGGAAACGCTAAGAAGACATGCCACTTCGATTAATAAACATGCAGCAAAAGGAACTTACTTTTTCGATTATGGAAATGCCTTTTTACTGGAAGCATCCAGAGCAGGTGCTGAAGTAATGGCAGAAAACGGTCTTGACTTCCGGTATCCATCCTATGTGCAGGATATTTTGGGACCAATGTGCTTTGACTTTGGATTTGGTCCTTTCCGCTGGGTGTGTTCTTCCGGAAAAGCTGAGGATTTGAGGAAATCCGATCAGCTAGCTGCCCAAGTTTTGAAGGAAATCATGCAGCAATCGCCTGCTTCTATTCAACAACAAATGCAGGACAATATCACCTGGATCGAAGAAGCAGAAAAGAACCAGCTGGTAGTCGGCTCCCAAGCCCGAATTCTGTATGCCGATGCGGAAGGCCGGGCTAAGATTGCCCAAGCTTTTAATGATGCCATTGCAGCAGGAGAAATCTCCGCTCCGATTGTACTTGGTCGCGATCATCATGACGTCAGTGGTACAGATTCACCTTTCCGGGAAACGAGCAATATCTACGACGGCAGCAAATTCACAGCAGATATGGCAATCCACAATGTGATCGGTGACAGTTTCAGAGGAGCCACTTGGGTTTCTATTCACAATGGAGGCGGAGTTGGCTGGGGAGAGGTGATGAATGGCGGTTTCGGGATGCTGCTTGACGGAAGTGCGGAAGCAGAAAGAAAACTGAAATCCATGCTATTCTATGATGTAAACAATGGGATTGCTAGACGTGCCTGGGCTAGGAACTCAGGTTCTGTGGAAGTCATTCAACGGGAAATGGATCGCAGTCAGGGATTGAAAGTCACTTTGCCAAATCTGGTGGATGAAGAGATTTTAGGATCAATTAAACTCTAG
- the hutG gene encoding formimidoylglutamase, with protein sequence MLHQNPNPSLWTGRKSETVEYWHQAAISVKDLKLDENQNSPKVGILGYAGEEGVKRNQGRLGTAEGPNAIRKSLGTLAFHLPDKSRIFDYGDIYTENSDLESSHDLISKTVLNLLNSKHFPILLGGGHDLALAHGRGVYQYLDAKNQKLGIINMDAHFDLRPTIDGKGHSGSPFLQLAEENPDTFQYLCLGVQRSVNPKSLFETADKVGAKWMVMEDFRLNNWEVIQEKILWFLDSVDKIYLSVDMDGFSSAFAPGVSAPSPMGFRPEFAFKVFELLASSKKLISMDVVELNPAFDHDHATARLAARCAEYVARKVLGKTE encoded by the coding sequence ATGCTCCATCAAAATCCAAACCCTTCCCTTTGGACAGGCAGAAAATCGGAAACAGTTGAATACTGGCACCAAGCTGCAATCTCTGTAAAGGACCTCAAATTGGATGAAAATCAAAATTCTCCAAAAGTAGGTATCCTAGGGTATGCAGGGGAAGAGGGTGTCAAAAGAAATCAAGGCAGATTGGGAACTGCTGAAGGGCCAAATGCAATCCGGAAAAGTCTTGGAACGTTGGCTTTTCACTTACCCGATAAAAGCCGAATATTTGATTATGGGGATATATATACAGAAAACTCTGACTTAGAATCAAGCCATGATTTGATTTCCAAAACTGTTCTTAACCTACTGAATAGTAAACATTTCCCAATCCTACTAGGCGGCGGACATGATCTGGCATTGGCACATGGGAGAGGGGTCTATCAGTATTTGGATGCTAAAAACCAGAAACTGGGAATCATCAATATGGATGCTCATTTTGACCTGCGACCGACTATTGACGGAAAGGGTCATTCAGGATCTCCATTCCTTCAACTTGCAGAGGAAAACCCGGATACTTTCCAATATTTATGTCTAGGGGTGCAGCGATCTGTGAACCCCAAATCACTTTTTGAGACTGCGGATAAAGTCGGTGCAAAATGGATGGTCATGGAGGATTTCAGGCTGAATAACTGGGAGGTTATCCAGGAAAAAATCCTGTGGTTTCTGGATTCTGTGGACAAAATCTACCTGAGTGTAGATATGGATGGTTTTTCTTCCGCTTTTGCCCCGGGAGTCTCTGCACCCTCTCCGATGGGTTTCAGGCCGGAATTCGCATTTAAAGTTTTTGAGCTGCTTGCATCCAGCAAAAAGCTTATTTCTATGGATGTAGTAGAGCTCAATCCTGCTTTCGACCATGATCATGCTACGGCAAGATTGGCTGCAAGATGTGCAGAATATGTAGCAAGGAAGGTTCTGGGAAAAACGGAATAA
- a CDS encoding Uma2 family endonuclease — protein MEEYRIPQKDKIDLDTFQEPSESFGGYSYADYLDWDFEEIVELIKGKIFAKAAAPNRRHQEVSGNVFFKIFSFLKNQSCKVYSAPFDVRFSKDPDFAKIDSVVQPDISVICDLSKLDDKGCWGAPDLIVEILSPGNSRVELQNKYELYQEYGVREYWVIHPSECTLMIYTLVDGKFQPSRLFTIGDKVTSTAIAGFEIDLEEVFNT, from the coding sequence ATGGAAGAATATAGAATTCCACAGAAAGATAAGATTGATTTAGATACTTTTCAGGAGCCAAGCGAGTCCTTTGGAGGATATAGTTATGCGGATTACCTCGATTGGGACTTCGAAGAAATCGTAGAATTGATCAAAGGGAAAATATTTGCCAAAGCCGCTGCTCCCAATAGAAGGCATCAGGAGGTTTCCGGAAATGTCTTTTTTAAAATTTTCAGTTTTCTGAAAAATCAATCTTGCAAAGTCTATTCTGCACCTTTCGATGTGAGGTTTTCCAAAGATCCTGATTTTGCTAAAATAGATTCCGTAGTCCAACCGGATATTTCTGTGATTTGTGATCTATCCAAGCTGGATGATAAAGGCTGTTGGGGTGCTCCAGATTTGATTGTTGAAATTCTCTCACCGGGAAATAGCCGGGTAGAACTTCAGAATAAGTATGAGCTATATCAAGAATACGGAGTGAGAGAATATTGGGTGATTCATCCATCTGAATGCACGTTAATGATTTATACTTTAGTCGATGGTAAATTTCAACCTTCACGGCTGTTTACGATCGGAGACAAAGTCACATCTACTGCGATTGCCGGCTTTGAAATCGATTTGGAAGAAGTTTTCAATACATAA
- a CDS encoding FAD-binding and (Fe-S)-binding domain-containing protein, whose product MSSNLPNLLPLLQELSTQLEGTLQFDTLTKTLYATDASVYREMPLAVAFPRSESDIKKLIHFAAKNGTSLIPRTAGTSLSGQCVGNGIVVDVSKHFTGILELNVAERWVRVQPGVVRDELNRYLKPHGLFFSPITSTASRAMIGGMVGNNSSGTTSIVYGVTRDKVISLNTILSDGNTAKFEALTKDEFQQKTKLQSLEGDIYRKVVEELSDPAAREEIHAQFPKKTIHRRNTGYAVDELLKAEIFEGQEKFNFCKLLSGSEGTLAFTTEIKISLDPLPEPIEIVVAAHFETIHQSMVSAQTAMKHPATAVELMDKIILDCTKESIEYSKNRYFVEGDPEAILMVEFRGHTLDEAMAKGETLVEDLKRTGLGYAYPIIEPAMVSTAWALRSAGLGLLANIPGDPKAVACIEDTAVDIEDLADYIDEVDEMMKGFNQKPVHYAHAGAGEIHLRPILDLKKSKDVEEFYQISKASAELVKKYQGSLSGEHGDGRVRAAFIPLMVGEKNYGLFRRIKFSWDPQNIFNPGKIVDAAPMNKFLRYEPDMETPSHDTLIDFSHVGGILRLAEKCNGSGDCRKLPGSGGTMCPSYMATRNEKDTTRGRANTLREFLTMDKKENAFNHPEIKDAMDLCLSCKGCTAECPSNVDMASMKAEFLYQYQKTNGIPLRSRVFAHINELNELGAKTGGLANFMLSNRFTGGVMKSVLGVAPQRNLPAISKISLRKWYKKNYVSLPGAPKQLKSIYFFVDEFTNHNDTEIGIKAISLLKRLGYDVKVVDHEESGRSALSKGLLEKARKHAEANVQIFDKLISGNSPLIGLEPSAILSFRDEYPRIVKKELAETAKKLKFHVKLIDEFLAQEIAAGNIKADLFTSKTQKIKLHGHCHQKALSSMTWTQKLLSLPANYSVETIPSGCCGMAGSFGYEAEHYAVSQQVGELVLFPAVRKADAETIIAAPGTSCRHQIADGTGRKAKHPVEILWEALNF is encoded by the coding sequence ATGAGTTCAAACCTACCTAACCTTTTGCCCTTACTTCAAGAACTTTCCACCCAGCTGGAAGGAACATTGCAATTTGATACGCTTACCAAAACACTGTATGCTACGGATGCATCAGTATACAGGGAAATGCCTTTGGCCGTAGCCTTCCCAAGGTCCGAGTCGGATATAAAGAAACTGATACATTTTGCGGCTAAAAATGGGACTTCATTAATTCCCCGTACCGCAGGCACTTCACTATCAGGTCAATGTGTAGGGAATGGGATAGTGGTGGATGTGTCCAAGCATTTTACGGGAATATTGGAATTGAATGTGGCTGAGCGATGGGTAAGGGTGCAGCCGGGTGTGGTGCGTGATGAACTCAACCGGTACCTGAAACCTCATGGACTTTTCTTCAGTCCTATTACTTCTACTGCCAGTCGGGCAATGATTGGCGGTATGGTGGGAAATAACTCCTCCGGCACCACATCCATAGTCTATGGAGTGACTAGAGATAAGGTGATTTCATTGAATACCATCTTGAGCGATGGAAATACAGCTAAATTTGAAGCGCTTACAAAAGACGAGTTTCAGCAAAAAACCAAACTTCAGTCACTTGAAGGAGATATCTATAGAAAGGTAGTTGAAGAGTTAAGTGATCCGGCAGCCCGGGAAGAGATTCATGCGCAATTTCCCAAAAAGACAATTCACCGGAGAAACACGGGCTATGCGGTGGATGAACTGCTGAAGGCTGAGATTTTTGAAGGACAGGAAAAATTCAATTTCTGTAAATTATTAAGTGGTTCGGAAGGGACATTGGCCTTTACTACTGAGATCAAAATCAGTCTTGACCCGCTTCCCGAACCCATAGAAATCGTAGTGGCGGCACATTTCGAGACAATCCACCAAAGTATGGTATCTGCCCAGACAGCGATGAAGCATCCCGCAACGGCTGTGGAGCTGATGGACAAAATAATTTTGGACTGTACCAAAGAAAGCATAGAATACAGCAAGAATCGCTATTTCGTGGAGGGTGATCCTGAAGCGATTTTGATGGTGGAGTTTCGGGGGCACACGCTCGATGAGGCCATGGCCAAAGGTGAAACGTTGGTAGAAGACCTAAAAAGGACCGGATTGGGATATGCGTATCCTATCATTGAACCGGCAATGGTTTCTACCGCCTGGGCTCTTCGCTCGGCTGGACTGGGATTGCTCGCCAATATTCCAGGTGATCCCAAAGCCGTGGCATGTATTGAAGATACGGCAGTGGATATAGAGGATTTGGCAGATTACATTGACGAGGTAGATGAGATGATGAAAGGCTTTAATCAGAAGCCTGTCCATTATGCCCATGCAGGTGCCGGAGAGATACATCTGAGACCTATTTTGGATTTGAAAAAATCAAAGGATGTGGAGGAGTTTTATCAGATCTCCAAAGCTTCTGCTGAGTTGGTGAAAAAGTACCAAGGCTCGCTGAGTGGTGAGCATGGAGACGGTAGAGTCCGGGCAGCATTTATTCCGTTGATGGTAGGGGAGAAGAATTACGGGCTTTTCCGCAGGATCAAATTTTCATGGGATCCCCAGAATATTTTCAATCCTGGCAAAATCGTGGATGCAGCTCCGATGAATAAGTTTCTGCGCTACGAGCCGGATATGGAGACCCCAAGTCATGATACGTTGATTGATTTTTCTCATGTGGGCGGAATTCTCCGTCTTGCAGAAAAATGTAACGGATCAGGTGATTGCCGAAAGCTGCCTGGCTCCGGAGGTACGATGTGTCCAAGCTACATGGCTACCCGAAATGAAAAGGATACAACCCGGGGCCGCGCCAATACACTCCGTGAGTTTCTCACGATGGACAAAAAGGAAAATGCCTTTAACCATCCTGAGATCAAGGATGCCATGGATTTGTGTCTTTCCTGCAAAGGCTGTACAGCGGAGTGTCCATCCAATGTGGACATGGCAAGTATGAAAGCTGAATTTCTTTACCAATACCAAAAGACAAACGGTATCCCACTACGATCAAGAGTATTCGCCCATATCAATGAGCTGAATGAGTTAGGAGCCAAAACAGGTGGCTTGGCCAATTTTATGCTGAGCAATAGATTTACAGGAGGAGTGATGAAGTCTGTTTTGGGAGTTGCTCCTCAGCGGAATTTGCCCGCCATCAGCAAGATAAGTCTTCGTAAGTGGTACAAAAAGAACTATGTCTCCCTTCCCGGTGCGCCAAAGCAGCTTAAATCAATTTATTTCTTCGTCGATGAGTTTACCAATCACAACGATACTGAAATCGGAATCAAGGCGATTTCCTTGCTTAAGAGATTAGGCTATGACGTGAAAGTCGTGGATCATGAGGAGAGCGGTAGGTCTGCACTTTCTAAGGGCTTGCTGGAAAAAGCCAGGAAACACGCTGAAGCGAATGTGCAAATTTTTGACAAGCTTATCAGTGGAAATTCCCCGCTGATAGGCTTAGAACCTTCCGCTATTTTGAGTTTTCGTGATGAATATCCAAGAATAGTCAAGAAGGAATTGGCAGAGACTGCCAAGAAATTGAAATTTCATGTGAAGCTGATTGATGAATTTTTGGCGCAGGAGATCGCTGCCGGAAACATCAAAGCTGATTTGTTTACTTCCAAAACCCAGAAGATCAAACTCCATGGACATTGTCACCAGAAGGCACTTTCATCCATGACTTGGACACAGAAGTTATTGTCTTTGCCTGCAAATTATAGTGTGGAAACCATCCCAAGCGGATGCTGTGGTATGGCGGGAAGTTTTGGCTATGAGGCAGAGCATTATGCAGTTTCTCAGCAGGTAGGGGAGCTGGTGCTATTTCCTGCTGTAAGAAAAGCTGATGCGGAAACTATCATAGCAGCACCGGGGACATCATGTAGGCATCAGATAGCGGATGGTACAGGGAGAAAAGCCAAGCATCCGGTGGAGATTTTGTGGGAGGCACTAAACTTCTGA
- the hutH gene encoding histidine ammonia-lyase, which produces MKTFHYGQDHLTIGLALQLARKETKGILTPETQDKVRASALAVANIAKGEKAVYGINTGFGPLCTSKISAADTQTLQENLLKSHAVGLGEPVPLEISKLMLVLKLQALAQGFSGIRLETLDRMLWMLDNDVIPVVPIQGSVGASGDLSPLSHLFLPLLGLGKVHFEGTIQSTSSIYEKLEVAALSLGPKEGLALINGTQFMAAYGVQVVDRLHNLLVHADITGAMMIEGLMGSIKPFSAELHQLRPFPGNKHVAQTILNLLNGSEIVNSHLNCARVQDPYSLRCMPQVHGASRNAWLHLKEAIETEINSVTDNPVVFSEDHTISGGSFHGQPIALPLDYACLAASELGNISDRRIYLSLEGDTPGVPKLLLKETGLNSGLMIPQYTTAALASENKGLCFPASADSIPTSLGQEDHVSMGSIGARKALQVIGNVEKILGIELFYAAQAMDFHAPLKSGKVMTAIHKHVRKSITPVINDRVMTEDMEAAIEMIQSGELIDLANQTAKAEGLPFETEWSEMFNY; this is translated from the coding sequence ATGAAGACTTTTCACTACGGCCAAGACCATCTTACAATAGGATTAGCCTTACAACTCGCTAGAAAAGAGACAAAAGGCATTTTAACTCCGGAAACCCAAGATAAAGTTCGGGCTTCTGCCCTTGCTGTTGCCAACATAGCCAAAGGAGAAAAAGCCGTCTATGGTATCAACACAGGTTTTGGCCCTCTTTGTACCAGCAAAATCTCAGCAGCTGATACGCAGACTTTACAGGAAAATCTACTGAAAAGTCATGCTGTTGGTTTGGGAGAACCAGTTCCCTTGGAGATCTCAAAGCTGATGCTCGTATTGAAACTTCAAGCTTTGGCTCAGGGGTTTTCGGGAATCAGGCTAGAAACGCTGGATCGAATGCTATGGATGCTTGATAATGATGTAATTCCCGTGGTTCCTATTCAAGGTTCAGTAGGTGCATCCGGGGACCTCTCACCTCTTTCACATTTATTTTTACCGCTTTTGGGGTTGGGAAAAGTGCATTTTGAAGGAACTATTCAATCCACATCATCCATCTATGAAAAATTGGAAGTGGCAGCCCTTTCCCTGGGTCCAAAGGAAGGTTTGGCACTGATCAACGGCACCCAGTTTATGGCTGCTTATGGAGTGCAGGTAGTAGATCGTTTGCACAATCTGCTCGTCCATGCCGACATTACAGGGGCGATGATGATCGAAGGCCTAATGGGTTCAATTAAGCCTTTTTCAGCTGAATTGCATCAATTAAGGCCGTTTCCGGGAAACAAACATGTGGCACAGACTATTCTAAATCTACTGAACGGATCCGAAATCGTGAATTCCCATTTGAATTGTGCACGGGTGCAGGATCCTTATTCTCTGCGGTGCATGCCACAGGTTCATGGGGCATCCAGAAATGCCTGGCTTCACCTGAAAGAGGCCATCGAAACAGAGATCAATTCCGTGACGGATAATCCAGTCGTTTTCAGTGAAGATCACACGATATCCGGCGGAAGTTTTCATGGACAGCCTATTGCGTTGCCGCTGGATTATGCTTGCCTTGCCGCTTCTGAATTGGGCAATATATCCGATCGAAGGATCTATCTTTCCCTGGAAGGTGATACACCCGGGGTTCCCAAGTTACTCTTGAAAGAGACAGGATTGAACTCGGGCTTGATGATCCCCCAATACACCACCGCTGCTTTGGCTTCTGAGAATAAAGGACTTTGTTTTCCTGCCTCTGCCGACAGTATTCCTACCTCCTTGGGACAGGAGGACCATGTAAGTATGGGTTCGATTGGCGCGAGAAAAGCGCTGCAAGTCATTGGAAATGTGGAGAAAATACTGGGAATTGAGCTATTTTATGCTGCCCAAGCGATGGATTTCCATGCACCGCTTAAGTCTGGCAAAGTGATGACAGCCATCCACAAACATGTGCGAAAAAGCATCACGCCTGTAATAAATGACAGAGTAATGACCGAGGATATGGAAGCTGCAATTGAGATGATCCAAAGCGGCGAATTGATTGATCTTGCAAACCAAACAGCGAAAGCAGAAGGATTGCCGTTTGAAACAGAGTGGAGTGAAATGTTCAACTATTAA
- the hutI gene encoding imidazolonepropionase has product MKSLKLIGPIAQLLTLDKLPLKGALKDEQLEILTNAGILVEEDKILEIGDYAGLLAKANKLQTEVIQLEGDFVALPGWIDCHTHICFGGSRAKDFAMRNAGKSYLEIAEAGGGIWDTVTQTRNLSQEELTARTVTNSNRHLSEGVTTIEVKSGYGLTVAEELKMLRAIKDADSHTKADLIPTCLAAHMKPRDFEGSKEEYLQDIVEQLFPTLKSENLTNRIDSFIEQSAFSPDEINSYCQKAKESGFDLTVHADQFTTGGSAVAVKFGAKSADHLEASTEKETVLFAKSDTIAVALPGASIGLGCAFTPARKILDQGGSLAIASDWNPGSAPLGDLLAQASILATFEKLSTAEVFSGLTFRAAAALGLEDRGKLKAGLLADFNLFPTADYREILYQQGKLKPAQVWKKSWKT; this is encoded by the coding sequence ATGAAAAGCCTAAAACTAATCGGTCCAATTGCCCAACTACTCACGCTGGACAAACTCCCTTTGAAAGGGGCTTTAAAAGACGAGCAACTCGAAATCCTCACAAATGCAGGGATTTTGGTCGAGGAAGATAAGATTCTGGAGATTGGCGATTACGCCGGTTTATTGGCAAAAGCCAATAAGCTGCAGACAGAGGTAATTCAATTGGAAGGAGATTTTGTTGCGCTGCCGGGATGGATCGATTGTCATACGCACATATGCTTCGGAGGAAGCAGGGCAAAAGATTTTGCAATGCGGAATGCGGGAAAATCCTATTTGGAAATCGCAGAAGCAGGTGGGGGAATTTGGGATACAGTCACTCAGACAAGAAATCTCAGTCAAGAAGAACTTACCGCGAGAACAGTCACAAATTCCAATCGACACTTGAGTGAAGGAGTAACTACCATTGAGGTAAAAAGCGGCTACGGATTAACTGTCGCCGAAGAACTTAAAATGCTTCGGGCGATAAAAGATGCCGACTCACATACCAAAGCTGACCTTATTCCCACCTGCCTTGCTGCCCATATGAAACCAAGGGATTTTGAGGGCTCAAAAGAAGAATATCTTCAGGATATAGTCGAGCAGCTATTCCCTACCCTCAAATCAGAGAATCTCACTAATAGAATCGATTCATTTATTGAGCAAAGTGCTTTTTCACCTGATGAGATTAACAGCTATTGCCAAAAAGCTAAAGAATCAGGCTTTGACCTCACCGTTCATGCCGATCAATTCACCACAGGAGGATCCGCAGTGGCGGTAAAATTCGGTGCCAAATCAGCCGATCACCTAGAAGCTTCCACAGAGAAAGAAACAGTGCTTTTCGCAAAGTCTGATACCATAGCAGTTGCACTTCCCGGCGCTTCTATTGGATTGGGGTGTGCCTTTACTCCGGCAAGAAAAATTTTGGATCAGGGTGGATCTCTGGCGATTGCCAGTGATTGGAATCCCGGTTCCGCTCCTTTGGGTGACCTGTTGGCCCAAGCTTCTATTTTGGCCACTTTCGAAAAACTAAGTACTGCTGAAGTATTCTCGGGTCTTACTTTTCGCGCGGCGGCAGCTTTGGGATTGGAAGATAGAGGAAAGTTAAAAGCAGGCCTTTTGGCTGATTTCAATCTTTTCCCCACCGCTGATTATAGAGAAATTCTTTACCAACAAGGAAAGCTCAAACCAGCACAAGTGTGGAAAAAAAGCTGGAAAACGTAA
- a CDS encoding 6-bladed beta-propeller produces MNLKNRNQVLVLVSILILSCSSSKEEAVLPIIEISESDIVDFDKAIEAVEFIPLLNQVNSPVNLNCSVWDLKVTDNYFVYSTICNPEAKIHFFDLEGNYVKTFAKNGDGPEEYQTIQGINIEQDTINIAVGGGIIKQYHFVDFAFIGMVSLDEEATFIPSFTKISKTKWMTSPMFDGNVDQNGEFSIFKIMDSSNKQITDLPLKTTPLTAEISEGEFARLGHSYLLNYAFSDTLYLFENNKTSPFIGLDFGKRKPSSEDLKMNAEGFETAIMNQSLAFNVGKIWYTDNISRLKTFALAKNPNMDISNVRTFPVHEVFIDHETNNVIAFPSLAGWSNGKGDATKGYFYDVLRADDWINALDKGILGKYGEKLEKTLGELRDFEDPVLIKYKVNTKNQLNL; encoded by the coding sequence ATGAATTTAAAAAACAGAAACCAAGTTCTTGTACTAGTTTCCATTTTAATTTTAAGCTGTTCTTCAAGTAAGGAAGAGGCAGTTTTGCCAATTATAGAAATTTCCGAAAGTGATATTGTGGATTTTGATAAGGCAATAGAAGCTGTCGAATTTATTCCACTTCTGAATCAAGTGAATTCACCCGTCAACTTGAATTGCAGTGTTTGGGATCTTAAAGTCACAGATAATTACTTTGTCTATTCAACCATTTGTAACCCCGAAGCCAAAATTCATTTTTTCGATCTGGAAGGAAATTATGTTAAAACCTTCGCAAAAAACGGAGATGGTCCTGAAGAATATCAGACCATTCAGGGAATCAACATTGAACAAGACACGATCAATATTGCTGTAGGAGGAGGAATTATCAAGCAATACCATTTTGTTGATTTTGCATTTATCGGAATGGTTTCTTTGGATGAAGAGGCTACTTTCATCCCCTCTTTTACCAAGATCTCCAAAACTAAGTGGATGACCTCTCCTATGTTTGATGGAAATGTTGACCAAAATGGAGAATTCAGCATTTTCAAAATCATGGACAGTTCCAATAAGCAAATCACGGATTTGCCTCTCAAAACAACTCCATTGACTGCAGAAATCAGTGAAGGAGAGTTCGCAAGGCTGGGACATTCCTATTTGCTTAACTACGCATTTTCGGACACTTTATATCTATTTGAAAATAACAAAACGTCTCCGTTTATAGGTCTGGATTTTGGAAAAAGAAAGCCAAGCTCAGAAGATCTGAAAATGAATGCTGAGGGTTTTGAGACTGCTATTATGAACCAATCCCTAGCCTTCAATGTCGGCAAAATCTGGTATACGGATAACATCTCAAGATTAAAAACTTTTGCACTAGCCAAAAACCCGAACATGGATATTTCCAATGTGCGAACATTCCCTGTTCATGAAGTTTTTATAGACCACGAAACAAACAACGTAATTGCGTTTCCCTCACTTGCTGGTTGGTCAAATGGAAAAGGCGATGCTACAAAAGGCTATTTCTATGATGTCCTAAGAGCTGACGATTGGATCAATGCCTTGGACAAAGGTATCCTTGGGAAGTATGGAGAGAAACTAGAGAAGACTTTAGGCGAACTGAGGGACTTTGAAGATCCTGTTTTGATTAAATACAAGGTGAATACCAAAAATCAACTAAATTTATAG